The following proteins come from a genomic window of Tepidiforma thermophila:
- a CDS encoding LLM class F420-dependent oxidoreductase, whose product MQIGLMVEGQNGLTWERWLHILRLAERLGFPTLFRSDHYFIGPQQDSLEAYLSFAVAARETSRIRFGPLVSPVTFRTPVDVARMAAQIDLLAGGRFVMGLGAGWNEAEHRAYGIPFPPIGERFARLEEAIRLMKTLWSEGPADFDGRFYRLESANLLPKPAAGRPPILIGGSGEKKTLRLVATYADEWNAVNLSPEAYAAKVAVLERHCEAVGRDPATIRRSLMAFAVIGPDERTLDRATERMMRMWGAPAGTTPAQYREGLRARGMIVGGREEILDALGRYAEHGLQEVQFQHFVFEDDTVPEFLAAEVVPAAAAL is encoded by the coding sequence ATGCAGATTGGACTGATGGTCGAAGGACAAAACGGGCTGACGTGGGAGCGCTGGCTGCACATCCTGCGGCTGGCCGAGCGGCTGGGGTTCCCGACGCTGTTCCGGTCGGACCATTACTTCATCGGGCCGCAGCAGGATTCGCTGGAGGCGTACCTCTCGTTCGCGGTGGCGGCGCGGGAAACCTCGCGCATCCGGTTCGGGCCGCTGGTTTCGCCGGTGACGTTTAGGACGCCGGTGGATGTGGCGCGGATGGCGGCCCAGATCGACCTGCTGGCCGGCGGACGGTTCGTGATGGGGCTGGGCGCGGGGTGGAACGAGGCGGAGCACCGGGCGTACGGCATCCCGTTCCCGCCGATCGGGGAGCGGTTCGCGCGGCTGGAGGAGGCGATCCGGCTGATGAAGACGCTCTGGAGCGAGGGGCCGGCGGATTTCGACGGGCGGTTCTACCGGCTGGAGAGCGCAAACCTGCTGCCGAAGCCGGCGGCGGGCCGGCCGCCCATCCTCATCGGCGGGAGCGGCGAGAAGAAGACGCTCCGGCTGGTCGCGACCTATGCGGACGAGTGGAACGCGGTGAACCTTTCGCCGGAGGCGTACGCCGCGAAGGTCGCGGTGCTGGAGCGCCATTGCGAGGCGGTTGGCCGGGACCCTGCCACCATCCGGCGGTCGCTGATGGCGTTCGCGGTCATCGGGCCGGACGAGCGCACGCTGGACCGCGCGACGGAGCGAATGATGCGGATGTGGGGCGCCCCGGCAGGAACGACGCCAGCGCAGTACCGGGAGGGACTGCGTGCGCGGGGGATGATTGTCGGCGGCAGGGAGGAAATTCTCGACGCGCTTGGCCGGTACGCGGAGCACGGGTTGCAGGAGGTACAGTTCCAGCACTTCGTGTTCGAGGACGACACGGTGCCGGAGTTCCTCGCGGCGGAGGTTGTGCCGGCCGCGGCGGCGCTGTAA
- a CDS encoding alpha/beta hydrolase — MDARALLDPEIAEALAGMPSFDGFSFEELPALRAQREAMLAQVQLSDAVERRDLTVPGPAGAPDVVIRIHRPKGAAGPLPALYHMHGGGYVFGSRAMDDLRFDRWCPALSCVGISVEYRLAPETPYPGPLEDCYAGLRWVYEHAADLGIDRAWLGIGGASAGGGLASALALLVRDRGEFPIAFQLLIYPMLDDRMTTPSSRWEVPVWTPRSNEAGWRAYLGPRFGGDVPPYAAAARAGDLRGLPPAYVMVGSLDGFLDEDVDYAMRLTHAGVPADLRLYAGAPHGFDGLTPGTRLARLARRDMEEWLARQFAV; from the coding sequence ATGGACGCCCGCGCCCTCCTCGATCCCGAAATCGCCGAAGCCCTCGCCGGGATGCCCTCCTTCGACGGCTTCTCCTTCGAAGAGCTCCCCGCCCTCCGCGCCCAGCGCGAAGCCATGCTTGCCCAGGTCCAGCTCTCCGACGCCGTCGAGCGGCGCGACCTCACCGTGCCCGGCCCGGCCGGCGCTCCCGACGTCGTCATCCGCATCCACCGCCCGAAGGGCGCCGCCGGCCCTCTGCCTGCCCTCTACCACATGCACGGCGGCGGCTACGTCTTCGGATCCCGCGCCATGGATGACCTCCGCTTCGACCGCTGGTGCCCGGCCCTCTCCTGCGTCGGCATCTCCGTCGAATACCGCCTCGCACCCGAAACGCCCTACCCCGGGCCGCTCGAAGATTGCTACGCCGGGCTCCGGTGGGTGTACGAACATGCCGCCGACCTCGGCATCGACCGCGCCTGGCTCGGCATCGGCGGCGCCTCCGCCGGCGGCGGGCTCGCCTCCGCCCTCGCCCTCCTCGTCCGCGACCGCGGCGAATTCCCCATCGCCTTCCAGCTCCTCATCTACCCCATGCTCGATGACCGCATGACCACCCCCTCCAGCCGCTGGGAGGTCCCCGTCTGGACCCCCCGGTCGAACGAAGCCGGCTGGCGCGCCTACCTCGGTCCGCGCTTCGGCGGCGATGTCCCGCCGTACGCGGCAGCCGCCCGCGCCGGCGACCTCCGCGGCCTTCCCCCGGCGTACGTCATGGTCGGCAGCCTCGACGGCTTCCTCGACGAAGACGTTGACTACGCCATGCGGCTCACCCACGCCGGGGTCCCCGCCGACCTCCGCCTCTACGCCGGCGCCCCGCACGGCTTCGACGGCCTCACCCCCGGCACCCGTCTTGCCCGCCTCGCCCGTCGCGACATGGAGGAGTGGCTCGCCCGCCAGTTCGCCGTCTGA
- a CDS encoding Fic family protein, which produces MKAEDFAAEQRHCLVAISGGVAFVPPPAPRDLDVPRELARLEAEALRQIGRLEEVAAAFTVEQALFPLRLREAQLSNEIEGTHTQVEELLTAVAAPRAVSSAAVQEVLATAGALETGTTWVLEGRGLSHSLVLELHRQILGGGRGSQLSAGAYRTRQVVIGQRGDTPATARFVPPPPELVRPLMDDLLEFAAEERVGPVLDAGILHYQFEAIHPFEDGNGRLGRALVPLLWLARDFLERPLVYVGGYLAERRSEYMERLLRASTDGDWTGWLAFFTRGVIAEAERTQARLKAARELLERYRQALVATTKSPTARDALPLLLERQVVGAADVQRYTGASRPAARQAIEALVQVGALRPLGRVAGAAMYLAEEFERAIFGSPPGAQG; this is translated from the coding sequence GTGAAGGCAGAGGACTTTGCGGCGGAGCAGCGGCACTGCCTGGTCGCCATCAGCGGGGGCGTGGCGTTTGTGCCGCCGCCAGCGCCGCGCGACCTGGATGTGCCACGGGAGCTGGCGCGGCTCGAGGCAGAGGCGCTCCGGCAGATCGGCCGGCTTGAGGAAGTGGCGGCAGCGTTCACGGTCGAGCAGGCGCTGTTTCCGCTGCGGCTGCGCGAGGCACAGCTGAGCAATGAGATCGAGGGGACGCACACGCAGGTCGAGGAGCTGCTGACGGCGGTCGCCGCACCGCGCGCTGTGTCATCAGCCGCCGTCCAGGAGGTGCTGGCGACTGCCGGGGCCCTGGAGACCGGCACGACATGGGTGCTCGAAGGCCGGGGATTGAGCCATTCGCTGGTGCTCGAACTCCACCGACAGATCCTCGGGGGAGGCCGCGGGAGCCAGCTCTCCGCGGGGGCGTACCGGACCCGGCAGGTGGTCATCGGCCAGCGCGGCGACACACCGGCGACAGCACGGTTTGTTCCCCCGCCGCCGGAGCTGGTGCGCCCGCTGATGGACGACCTGCTGGAGTTTGCTGCGGAGGAGCGGGTCGGGCCGGTGCTCGATGCGGGTATTCTGCATTACCAGTTTGAGGCGATTCACCCGTTCGAAGACGGCAACGGCCGGCTCGGGAGGGCGCTGGTGCCGCTGCTCTGGCTGGCGCGGGACTTCCTGGAGCGCCCGCTGGTGTACGTCGGTGGCTATCTCGCTGAACGGCGGAGCGAGTACATGGAGCGTCTGCTCAGGGCCAGCACCGACGGGGACTGGACGGGCTGGCTCGCGTTCTTCACGCGCGGCGTCATCGCCGAGGCGGAGCGGACACAGGCCCGGCTGAAGGCTGCCCGGGAACTCCTCGAACGGTACCGGCAGGCGCTGGTCGCGACGACAAAGTCGCCGACCGCGCGCGATGCGCTGCCGCTGCTGCTGGAGCGGCAGGTGGTCGGCGCGGCGGACGTACAGCGGTACACGGGGGCGTCGCGGCCCGCGGCCCGCCAGGCGATCGAAGCGCTGGTGCAGGTTGGCGCTCTCCGGCCGCTGGGGCGGGTCGCGGGGGCAGCGATGTACCTCGCGGAGGAGTTCGAAAGGGCGATTTTCGGGAGCCCGCCCGGCGCGCAGGGCTGA